From Bradyrhizobium sp. 4:
CCTGGCTCGATGTCATACGAAGCGTGCCGAAGGCGAAGATCAGAAACAGCACGGCCAGGAACGCGACTCCGACTGTCGGCACCGCGAGCAGGAACAGCAGCTGCAGCGTCATATGCGCCGAGATCTGGAAGACGGTGAGGTAATGATCCTCGAACCGGTCGCCGAAGCCCGCTTCCGATAGCACGGTGAAGGTACCGATGATCAGTAGGCCGCTGAGCCAGAACAGCGACGGAACGCCCATGGAGATCACGCCGTCAAAGGCGTAGAGCAGCAGGACGGAGGCGCCAAGCGAATAGCTCGCCACCTGGCCAACATACATCTGGCGCCGCTGCCGGATCCGGCGTGCCAGGACCTCGGGTGCCGCTGCCTCGGTCGTCAAGGCGAGATCCGCGGCTTCAGCGGCATTCCTCTCGGGAAAGGACGTCGCAGCCGTGCTCATGGTCCCGCCAGTGGTGGATGTCAGCTCAAAAATCTACGTCGCAAGCCTTTAGGTTTGGTATCCTTCGAAACCGAATCCACGCTGTGCAGCGCGGCAGCAGGGGACGTCGATCGCTCCAGGAATTTGCCGGCGATTAGGCACCGTGTGCGACGGGGTCGAGCCAAAGCAGGGCTTCGGAAGACATATGTCGTGCTAGGCTGCTAAGGTTCCATGCACGTCGGGCCGTCTCTACTGGGACGGCATTGCTCAGGAAAGTGCTTCATTACTATGTTACCGTTCTTGAGCGAGGCGCCCAGCCGCGGGTGGCAACAGGAAATTTCGCGTATGTCGGGTAGATCACACAGCCTCCCGTATGACTGCGGTAGGCTGAACAATTTTACCCCTCCCGTCGAACCGTCTGCCGCATCGACCCGACCAACCTTGCGAGACGGTCTTTGAGCGTGACACAAGCGGCTTCGGACGAGATCCTGATCGCCAGGATCGCTCAAGGTGACCGGCTCGCCATGCAGGTGCTGTACGGGCGGCACCATGTCAGGGTGTATCGGTTCGGCCTCCGGCTCGTGCGGGACGAGCAGGCGGCGGAAGACCTCATCAGCGAGGTGTTTCTCGACGTCTGGCGTCAAGCCGGCAAATTCGAGGGCCGATCCGCCGTTTCCACCTGGCTGCTGGCCATTACCCGATTCAAGGCCCTGTCTGCGCTTCGGCGCAGGAAGGATTTTGAGTTGGACGACGACGCCGCGAACGCGATCGAGGATACGTCCGACAATCCGGAAACGGCGGTGCAGAAGAAGGATACCAGTGAAGCGTTGCGGGAGTGTCTGACGGGCCTCTCGCCGGACCATCGGGAGATCGTCGATCTCGTCTACTACCACGAGAAATCCGTGGAAGAAGTGGCCGAAATCGTTGGCATCCCGGAGAACACTGTGAAGACGCGCTTGTTCTATGCGCGCAAGAA
This genomic window contains:
- a CDS encoding sigma-70 family RNA polymerase sigma factor, which gives rise to MSVTQAASDEILIARIAQGDRLAMQVLYGRHHVRVYRFGLRLVRDEQAAEDLISEVFLDVWRQAGKFEGRSAVSTWLLAITRFKALSALRRRKDFELDDDAANAIEDTSDNPETAVQKKDTSEALRECLTGLSPDHREIVDLVYYHEKSVEEVAEIVGIPENTVKTRLFYARKKLAELLKAAGIERGWP